The following proteins are encoded in a genomic region of Pikeienuella piscinae:
- a CDS encoding TRAP transporter large permease, whose protein sequence is MIDSLSLGLAGLVILVGLIAIRMPIAYAMIIVGGGGITLLNGPALMLSQLKTLAYGQFAIYDLSVVPMFVLMGALASKAGLSQALFRGANAWLGWMRGGTAMAAIAGCAGFGAVCGSSLATASTMGKVALPELKRYNYSGALATGSLAAGGVLGILIPPSVVLIIYAIIVEANIVTMFAAAMIPGVLAVLLFLLTIAIYVTIRPGAGPKGGAADRAEFLSATYGLFPVMIIFGLVLGGIYGGFFNPTPAAAVGVFLVWVYGVARREIGLAEMRDALKDTAGTTGMIYLILLGAEMMKIFMSRIGLPQATAEWILNSGMTPMLVMLILLVALILLGCLMDSLSMILLVIPFFWPVLMEINGGVFQGADGAGFGMSTEELKIWFGILALIVVELGLITPPVGMNVFVISALAKDVPMMETFRGVMPFFVAELVRVAIILSFPALTLWLPRVLS, encoded by the coding sequence ATGATCGATTCGCTCTCGCTCGGCCTCGCCGGGCTGGTCATTCTGGTCGGGTTGATCGCGATCCGGATGCCGATCGCCTATGCGATGATCATCGTCGGCGGCGGGGGCATCACGCTGCTGAACGGGCCGGCGCTGATGCTGAGCCAGCTCAAGACGCTCGCCTACGGCCAGTTCGCGATCTACGACCTTTCCGTCGTGCCGATGTTCGTCCTGATGGGGGCGCTCGCCTCGAAGGCGGGGCTCAGTCAGGCGCTTTTCCGGGGGGCGAACGCGTGGCTCGGCTGGATGCGCGGCGGCACCGCGATGGCGGCGATCGCCGGCTGCGCCGGGTTCGGCGCGGTCTGCGGCTCTTCGCTCGCCACCGCCTCGACCATGGGGAAGGTCGCGCTTCCGGAACTGAAGCGCTATAATTACTCCGGCGCGCTGGCGACCGGGTCGCTGGCGGCGGGGGGCGTGCTCGGCATCCTGATCCCGCCCTCGGTCGTGCTCATCATCTACGCGATCATCGTCGAGGCGAACATCGTCACGATGTTCGCGGCCGCGATGATTCCGGGCGTGCTCGCGGTGCTTCTCTTCCTGCTCACCATCGCGATCTACGTCACGATCCGGCCCGGGGCCGGGCCGAAGGGCGGCGCGGCGGACCGGGCGGAATTCCTTTCCGCGACCTATGGCCTTTTCCCGGTCATGATCATCTTCGGGCTGGTGCTCGGCGGCATCTATGGCGGGTTCTTCAACCCGACGCCGGCGGCGGCGGTGGGGGTGTTCCTCGTCTGGGTCTATGGCGTGGCGCGGCGCGAGATCGGGCTTGCCGAGATGCGCGACGCGCTGAAGGACACCGCCGGGACGACGGGCATGATCTATCTGATCCTTCTCGGCGCCGAGATGATGAAGATATTCATGTCGCGCATCGGCCTACCGCAGGCGACGGCGGAGTGGATCCTCAACTCCGGCATGACGCCGATGCTTGTGATGCTGATCCTGCTGGTCGCGCTGATCCTGCTTGGCTGCCTGATGGACAGCCTCTCGATGATCCTGCTGGTCATCCCGTTCTTCTGGCCGGTGCTGATGGAGATCAACGGCGGGGTCTTTCAGGGCGCGGATGGCGCGGGTTTCGGGATGTCGACGGAGGAGCTGAAGATCTGGTTCGGCATTCTGGCGCTGATCGTCGTGGAGTTGGGCCTGATCACGCCGCCGGTGGGGATGAACGTCTTCGTCATTTCGGCGTTGGCGAAGGACGTTCCGATGATGGAGACGTTCAGGGGCGTCATGCCGTTCTTCGTCGCGGAGCTGGTCCGCGTCGCGATCATCCTGTCCTTCCCGGCGCTGACGCTCTGGCTGCCGCGGGTCTTGAGTTAG
- a CDS encoding TRAP transporter small permease, which yields MNDATVHRRRAGFAGAVERLIHAWALLGGALLLLVVLMNVVSVVGAAIWVPFPGDFEMTEVGVAVAAFAFLPYCQLTDSNVTADIFTAGASRRWIARFRLLASVVALLFGALLLWRMFAGMESQREYGYTTTILQLPIWLAFIPILISLALLVAAALISINDAGRAARADG from the coding sequence GTGAACGACGCGACCGTTCATCGCCGCCGCGCCGGGTTCGCCGGCGCGGTGGAACGCCTGATCCACGCCTGGGCGCTTCTTGGCGGCGCGCTCCTGCTGCTCGTCGTGCTGATGAACGTAGTCTCCGTCGTCGGCGCGGCGATCTGGGTTCCCTTTCCCGGCGATTTCGAGATGACCGAGGTCGGCGTCGCGGTCGCCGCCTTCGCTTTTCTTCCCTACTGCCAGCTCACCGACAGCAACGTCACCGCGGACATCTTCACCGCCGGGGCGTCGCGGCGCTGGATCGCGCGCTTCCGGCTTCTCGCCTCCGTCGTCGCGCTGCTCTTCGGGGCGCTTCTGCTCTGGCGGATGTTCGCGGGCATGGAGAGCCAGCGCGAGTATGGCTACACGACGACGATCCTCCAGTTGCCGATCTGGCTCGCCTTCATCCCGATTTTGATCTCGCTGGCGCTTCTGGTGGCGGCGGCGCTGATCTCGATCAACGACGCGGGCCGGGCGGCGAGGGCGGACGGATGA
- a CDS encoding TRAP transporter substrate-binding protein: MGSLLRTAAAAAIVSLFGAGGAMAQEYTFKFHHFLGAKAPSQTKMIEPWARQVEENSGGKVKIEIYPAMTLGGRPPELINQVRDGVVDLVWTVNGYTPGLFPRTEVMELPNVYVNDPVAANLALYDMFESDLRQEYAGVEVMFLHIHAGQGIHMRDTPVHKPEDLVGKKLRIPTRTGAWVIEALGATPVGMPVPELPQALQKGVVDGAFIPWEIIPPLKIQEQTEYQIEGVDQARFGNTTFQVSMNKDRWDALPDDIKKAFKDASGPEWWGKVGEIWRASDDFGIKFAVDAGNEHIVLNEEETAAFDAALAPVVDRWIDEVTEKGIDGAGLVEKARELIAKHATR; this comes from the coding sequence ATGGGTTCATTGCTGAGGACCGCGGCGGCGGCCGCGATCGTATCGCTATTCGGCGCGGGCGGCGCGATGGCGCAGGAATACACGTTCAAGTTTCACCATTTCCTGGGCGCCAAGGCGCCCTCCCAGACCAAGATGATCGAACCCTGGGCGAGGCAGGTGGAGGAGAACTCCGGTGGCAAGGTGAAGATCGAGATCTACCCGGCGATGACGCTCGGCGGGCGGCCGCCCGAGCTGATCAACCAGGTCCGCGACGGGGTTGTCGATCTGGTGTGGACGGTGAACGGCTATACGCCGGGCCTCTTTCCGCGGACCGAGGTGATGGAGCTGCCGAACGTCTATGTGAACGATCCGGTCGCCGCCAATCTGGCGCTCTACGACATGTTCGAGAGCGACCTGCGCCAGGAATACGCCGGCGTCGAGGTGATGTTCCTGCATATCCACGCGGGGCAGGGCATCCACATGCGCGACACGCCGGTTCACAAGCCGGAGGACCTCGTCGGCAAGAAGCTGCGCATCCCGACGCGGACCGGGGCGTGGGTGATCGAGGCGCTGGGCGCGACGCCGGTCGGCATGCCCGTGCCTGAGCTGCCGCAGGCGCTGCAGAAGGGCGTCGTCGACGGCGCCTTCATCCCGTGGGAGATCATTCCGCCGCTGAAGATCCAGGAGCAGACCGAGTACCAGATCGAGGGCGTGGACCAGGCCCGGTTCGGCAACACCACGTTCCAGGTCTCGATGAACAAGGATCGTTGGGACGCGCTGCCGGACGATATCAAGAAGGCGTTCAAGGACGCGTCCGGCCCGGAGTGGTGGGGTAAGGTCGGCGAGATCTGGCGCGCCTCGGACGATTTCGGCATCAAGTTCGCGGTCGACGCCGGCAATGAACACATCGTGCTGAACGAGGAGGAGACCGCCGCCTTCGACGCCGCCCTGGCCCCGGTCGTCGACCGCTGGATCGACGAAGTCACCGAGAAGGGCATTGACGGCGCCGGGCTGGTCGAGAAGGCGCGCGAACTGATCGCCAAGCACGCCACGAGGTGA
- a CDS encoding PEP-CTERM sorting domain-containing protein, with the protein MLKKLLAAAPFLFAGAAHAATTYDGIVFENGDVSFADAVVSFTPGTPPATDANYTDPLAAVGAPDYATPNGSVSLGRGGELVLRFTDNSLTGSGDSAADLHIFEIGPDVEDTFVSISQNGVDFFSVGSVGGSTSSIDIDPFLFDLGLDAFTQFSFVRLIDDPNEGGASGSTVGADIDAVGAISSSAPVSTIPVPASGLLMLSAMAFGVMRLRRQPA; encoded by the coding sequence ATGTTGAAGAAGCTTCTGGCGGCGGCGCCGTTCCTTTTCGCGGGCGCAGCGCATGCGGCGACGACCTATGACGGGATCGTGTTCGAGAATGGGGATGTCTCGTTCGCGGATGCGGTCGTCTCGTTCACGCCGGGGACGCCGCCGGCGACAGACGCCAATTACACCGATCCGTTGGCCGCTGTCGGGGCGCCGGATTACGCGACTCCGAACGGCTCGGTCTCTCTCGGGCGCGGGGGCGAGTTGGTCCTGCGTTTCACTGACAACTCGCTGACCGGGAGCGGCGATTCGGCGGCCGATCTGCATATTTTCGAGATCGGGCCGGATGTGGAGGACACGTTCGTCTCCATCAGCCAGAACGGCGTCGATTTCTTCAGCGTCGGTTCGGTCGGCGGCTCCACCAGCAGCATCGACATCGATCCGTTCCTGTTCGATCTCGGTCTCGATGCATTCACGCAGTTCTCGTTCGTGCGGTTGATCGACGATCCGAACGAGGGTGGCGCTTCGGGGTCCACGGTCGGCGCGGATATCGACGCTGTCGGGGCGATTTCCTCCTCCGCCCCGGTCAGCACGATTCCGGTTCCGGCCTCCGGGCTGCTGATGCTCAGCGCGATGGCGTTTGGCGTCATGCGGCTCCGGCGCCAACCCGCCTGA
- a CDS encoding acyl-CoA dehydrogenase — MLKSVEAEETATPESARAKPPALVWEDPFLLEDQLTEDERMIRDAARAYCQDGLASRVIEANRKEIFHREIMTEMGALGLLGPTIPEAYGGPGVNYVSYGLIAREVERIDSGYRSAMSVQSSLVMHPIFAYGDEAQRKKYLPKLASGEWIGCFGLTEPDHGSDPGGMITRAKPVDGGYLVSGAKNWISNSPVADVFVVWAKSDAHDGKIKGFILEKGAKGLAAPKIEGKFSLRASVTGMIQMDEVFVPEENVLPNVAGLAGPFGCLNRARYGISWGAMGAAEFCWRAARDYTLERKQFGRPLAANQLIQKKLADMQTEIALGLQGCLRLGRLMDEHRAPAELISLMKRNNCGKALDIARQSRDMHGGNGVSDEYGVIRHVMNLEAVNTYEGTHDVHALILGRTQTGIQAFF, encoded by the coding sequence ATGCTGAAATCCGTCGAAGCGGAGGAGACCGCAACCCCCGAGAGCGCGCGCGCGAAGCCGCCGGCGCTGGTCTGGGAGGATCCGTTCCTTCTGGAGGACCAGCTCACCGAGGATGAGCGGATGATCCGCGACGCCGCGCGCGCCTATTGTCAGGACGGGCTGGCGAGCCGGGTGATCGAGGCGAACCGCAAGGAGATCTTCCACCGCGAGATCATGACCGAGATGGGGGCGCTCGGCCTGCTCGGCCCGACCATCCCCGAGGCCTATGGCGGGCCGGGGGTCAACTATGTTTCCTACGGGCTGATCGCGCGGGAGGTTGAGCGGATCGACTCGGGCTATCGCTCCGCGATGTCGGTGCAGTCGAGCCTGGTGATGCACCCGATCTTCGCCTATGGCGACGAGGCGCAGCGCAAGAAATATCTGCCGAAGCTCGCCTCCGGCGAATGGATCGGCTGTTTCGGGCTGACGGAGCCGGATCACGGGTCCGACCCGGGCGGGATGATCACGCGGGCGAAGCCGGTCGATGGCGGCTATCTGGTCTCCGGCGCGAAGAACTGGATCTCCAATTCGCCGGTGGCCGATGTCTTCGTCGTCTGGGCGAAATCGGACGCGCATGACGGCAAGATCAAGGGCTTCATCCTGGAGAAGGGCGCGAAAGGGCTGGCGGCGCCGAAGATCGAGGGGAAATTCTCGCTCCGCGCCTCGGTCACCGGGATGATCCAGATGGACGAGGTCTTCGTTCCCGAAGAGAACGTCCTGCCGAACGTCGCCGGGCTGGCGGGGCCCTTCGGTTGCCTCAACAGGGCGCGTTACGGCATCTCCTGGGGCGCGATGGGCGCGGCGGAGTTCTGCTGGCGCGCGGCGCGCGATTACACGCTGGAGAGGAAGCAGTTCGGCCGGCCGCTTGCCGCGAACCAGCTGATCCAGAAGAAGCTTGCGGACATGCAGACGGAAATCGCGCTCGGGCTTCAGGGGTGCCTCAGGCTCGGCCGGTTGATGGACGAGCACCGGGCGCCGGCGGAGCTGATCTCGCTGATGAAACGCAACAATTGCGGCAAGGCGCTGGATATCGCGCGCCAGAGCCGGGACATGCATGGCGGCAACGGCGTCTCCGACGAGTACGGCGTGATCCGCCATGTCATGAACCTGGAGGCGGTGAACACCTATGAGGGAACGCATGACGTTCACGCGCTGATCCTCGGGCGGACGCAGACCGGAATCCAGGCGTTTTTCTGA
- a CDS encoding iron-containing alcohol dehydrogenase, whose amino-acid sequence MNSFTFQTTRSILSEVGATGKIGELAAGLGCARVALVTDKGVLGAGLAAETLAGLKKAGIGVWIFDEVVADPPEAMILDAVARARTEGVDGVVSVGGGSSLDTAKLIALLLNTEEKLADIYGIGLAKGDRLPLILAPTTAGTGSEVTPISIVTTGEAEKKGVVAPQLFPDWAVLDAELTVGLPAPVTAATGIDAMVHAIEAYTSKHKKNILSDALARQALGLLGGNIRQACETPGDRDARGAMLLGSMLAGMAFANAPVAAVHALAYPIGGHFHVPHGLSNALVLPHVLAFNMPEAAPLYAELAPIIFPELKGAADPAAGMAEAFAKLGPALGMKSTLREVGISHNHLPMLAEDAMKQTRLLVNNPREMTLEAAREIYAAAL is encoded by the coding sequence ATGAACTCATTCACGTTCCAGACCACGCGCTCGATCCTCTCTGAGGTCGGCGCGACGGGAAAGATCGGCGAACTCGCCGCCGGGCTTGGCTGCGCGCGCGTCGCCCTCGTCACCGACAAGGGCGTTCTCGGCGCCGGTCTCGCGGCGGAGACTCTCGCCGGGCTGAAAAAGGCGGGGATCGGCGTCTGGATCTTCGACGAGGTGGTCGCCGACCCGCCGGAGGCGATGATCCTCGACGCCGTGGCGCGCGCACGGACGGAGGGAGTGGACGGCGTCGTCTCGGTCGGCGGCGGCTCCTCCCTCGACACCGCGAAACTCATCGCGCTGCTTCTCAACACCGAGGAGAAGCTGGCCGATATCTACGGGATCGGCCTCGCGAAGGGCGACCGGCTGCCGCTCATCCTCGCCCCCACCACGGCGGGCACCGGCTCCGAGGTCACGCCAATCTCCATCGTCACCACGGGCGAGGCGGAGAAGAAGGGCGTGGTGGCGCCGCAGCTTTTCCCGGACTGGGCGGTGCTCGACGCTGAACTCACCGTCGGCCTGCCCGCGCCGGTGACCGCCGCCACCGGGATCGACGCGATGGTCCACGCGATCGAGGCCTATACCTCGAAGCACAAGAAGAACATTCTCTCGGACGCGCTCGCCCGGCAGGCGCTCGGCCTTCTCGGCGGCAATATCCGCCAGGCCTGCGAGACCCCCGGCGACCGCGACGCGCGGGGCGCGATGCTGCTCGGCTCGATGCTCGCCGGCATGGCCTTCGCCAACGCCCCCGTCGCCGCCGTCCACGCGCTCGCCTACCCGATCGGCGGCCATTTCCACGTGCCGCACGGGCTCTCCAACGCGCTCGTCCTGCCGCATGTGCTGGCCTTCAACATGCCGGAGGCGGCGCCGCTCTACGCCGAACTGGCGCCGATCATCTTCCCCGAGCTCAAGGGCGCCGCCGACCCCGCCGCCGGTATGGCGGAGGCCTTCGCGAAGCTCGGCCCGGCGCTCGGGATGAAATCGACGCTCAGGGAGGTCGGGATCAGCCACAATCACCTCCCCATGCTGGCCGAGGATGCGATGAAACAGACGCGCCTTCTGGTCAACAACCCGCGCGAGATGACGCTGGAGGCGGCGCGGGAGATCTACGCCGCCGCGCTCTGA
- a CDS encoding cation diffusion facilitator family transporter — MAHGHHHHHMDPAAGDRRILFAILVNLGLTIAQLVGGLFAGSLALIADALHNFSDAISLIIAFGARKIARRPANADMTFGYGRAEAVAALVNYTTLIVIGLYLIFEAAMRFFDPQGVDGWLIVIIAGVALAVDLVTAALTHSMSKTSINIRAAFLHNVADALGSVAVIVAGVLILLYDWRLVDPLATLLIAGYILWQAFSEIGGVIRILMLGSPPDMEGKDVAALIRAVDGVKDAHHIHLWQMDEHETALEAHIVIAEEDAPSADEIRAAIKQRLHDEFAIAHSTLEMERPGDACEETQVFGHG; from the coding sequence ATGGCCCACGGCCATCACCACCACCACATGGACCCCGCCGCCGGCGACCGGCGGATCCTCTTCGCCATCCTCGTCAATCTCGGCCTGACCATCGCGCAACTCGTCGGCGGTCTCTTCGCCGGCTCGCTGGCGCTGATCGCCGACGCGCTGCACAACTTCTCGGACGCGATCTCGCTGATCATCGCCTTCGGGGCCCGGAAGATCGCCCGGCGCCCCGCCAACGCCGACATGACCTTCGGCTACGGGCGGGCGGAGGCGGTGGCGGCGCTGGTGAACTACACGACGCTGATCGTCATCGGCCTCTACCTGATCTTCGAGGCGGCGATGCGCTTCTTCGACCCGCAGGGCGTCGACGGCTGGCTGATCGTGATCATCGCCGGGGTGGCGCTCGCGGTCGATCTGGTCACCGCGGCGCTGACCCATTCGATGTCGAAAACCAGCATCAACATCCGCGCCGCCTTCCTCCACAACGTGGCCGACGCGCTCGGCTCCGTCGCCGTCATCGTCGCCGGCGTGCTGATCCTTCTCTACGACTGGCGCCTCGTCGACCCGCTCGCGACCCTGCTGATCGCCGGCTACATCCTCTGGCAGGCGTTTTCGGAGATCGGCGGCGTCATCCGCATCCTGATGCTCGGCAGCCCGCCGGACATGGAAGGGAAAGACGTCGCCGCGCTGATCCGCGCCGTCGACGGGGTGAAGGACGCCCACCACATCCACCTCTGGCAGATGGACGAGCACGAGACCGCCCTCGAAGCCCATATCGTCATCGCCGAAGAGGACGCCCCAAGCGCTGACGAAATCCGCGCCGCGATCAAGCAGCGCCTCCACGACGAGTTCGCCATCGCCCACAGCACGCTGGAGATGGAGCGCCCGGGCGACGCCTGCGAGGAGACGCAGGTTTTCGGGCACGGGTGA
- a CDS encoding DUF3644 domain-containing protein — translation MKKEVRQLRAKAINALVLSVDHFNRPWDCGRTEAVLIMMDHSFEMLLKSAIRHKGGKIRKAREKQTIGFDACVRRGLSDANVKFLTDEQALTLQTINGQRDAAQHYLIDMSEHQLYFYAQAGVTLFRDIHDDIFEKKLVLELPERVLPISTTAPKDLVALFDKEIDEILGLLTPGTRKKMDAVAKARSLAVLESAVNGDYEQPSDHELEKVCKRLADGEKWPTVFPGVASINIAAEGDGPTLSLRLTKNEGTPVRLLKEGEGAGAVVAVRRVDEQGYYCLGPKQLARKVGLTPPKSRALVDHLGLREDPDCFKEFRFGGVKLARYSRNAVAKMHDALQAESIDAIWVAYRAKQRAAG, via the coding sequence ATGAAGAAGGAGGTCCGGCAGCTTCGCGCGAAAGCGATCAACGCACTGGTGCTCTCAGTTGATCACTTCAACCGCCCATGGGATTGCGGCAGGACAGAAGCCGTTCTGATCATGATGGATCATTCCTTCGAGATGCTTCTCAAGTCTGCGATCCGGCATAAGGGAGGGAAGATTAGGAAAGCGCGAGAGAAGCAGACTATCGGATTCGACGCCTGCGTCCGAAGAGGGCTTTCCGACGCGAATGTCAAATTCTTGACCGATGAGCAAGCGCTTACGTTGCAAACGATCAATGGGCAGCGAGACGCCGCCCAACATTATCTTATCGATATGTCTGAGCATCAGTTGTACTTCTATGCTCAGGCGGGCGTTACGCTCTTTCGTGATATTCACGACGATATATTCGAAAAGAAACTTGTGCTTGAATTGCCCGAGCGTGTCCTCCCGATTTCAACGACAGCGCCCAAGGATTTGGTTGCTCTTTTCGATAAAGAGATTGATGAAATATTGGGACTTTTGACCCCGGGTACGCGGAAAAAAATGGATGCCGTTGCAAAGGCGCGGAGTTTGGCCGTGCTGGAAAGCGCGGTGAATGGAGATTACGAACAGCCGAGCGACCACGAACTGGAGAAGGTCTGCAAGCGTCTCGCGGACGGCGAGAAATGGCCCACCGTCTTCCCCGGCGTGGCGTCGATCAACATTGCGGCTGAGGGCGATGGGCCAACGCTCAGCCTTCGTCTTACAAAAAACGAGGGCACGCCCGTCCGGCTACTGAAAGAGGGCGAAGGCGCGGGAGCCGTTGTCGCTGTGCGGCGCGTGGACGAACAGGGCTACTACTGCCTAGGACCAAAGCAATTGGCGAGAAAAGTTGGTCTCACGCCGCCGAAGTCTCGTGCTCTGGTGGATCACCTCGGCCTTCGCGAAGACCCTGATTGTTTCAAGGAATTCAGGTTCGGTGGCGTTAAGCTTGCTCGATACTCGCGCAACGCCGTCGCAAAAATGCATGATGCCTTGCAGGCTGAATCTATTGACGCCATCTGGGTCGCATACCGGGCGAAGCAAAGGGCGGCAGGTTGA
- a CDS encoding IS5 family transposase: MPWDDIARAEYARRSARYASDLTDREWEVIAAYMPDRRGLGRPRTTDLREVMNAILYIASTGCPWRYLPTEFPPVSAVQRYFYRWRDEGFWPALNNALVMVSRELEGREASPTAGVIDSQSVKTTEAGGVCGYDAGKKIRGRKRHMVVDTIGLMVGLVVHGAGVQDRDGAPLVLASIRRRWPWLRHVFADGGYAGKKLRRALTGFGDWRIEIIKRSDRAEGFEIIPRRWVVERTFAWLGRCRRLAKDWERSIASSEAWANVAHIRLLTRRLARYCYV, encoded by the coding sequence ATGCCCTGGGATGATATCGCCCGCGCGGAATATGCGCGACGGTCAGCGCGCTATGCAAGCGACCTGACGGATCGGGAATGGGAGGTGATCGCCGCCTACATGCCTGATCGACGCGGTCTGGGCCGCCCGCGCACAACCGATCTGCGGGAGGTGATGAACGCGATCCTTTACATCGCCTCGACCGGCTGCCCTTGGCGCTATCTTCCGACGGAGTTTCCGCCTGTTTCGGCCGTGCAGCGTTACTTCTACCGCTGGCGGGACGAAGGCTTCTGGCCCGCACTCAACAATGCGCTGGTGATGGTGTCACGGGAGCTGGAGGGGCGCGAGGCGTCTCCGACCGCAGGCGTGATCGACAGTCAGAGCGTGAAAACCACAGAGGCGGGAGGGGTTTGCGGCTACGACGCTGGGAAAAAGATCAGGGGCCGCAAGCGCCACATGGTGGTCGATACGATTGGGCTGATGGTTGGCCTGGTCGTTCACGGCGCCGGCGTGCAGGACCGCGACGGCGCCCCGCTCGTGCTGGCGTCCATCCGCAGACGCTGGCCGTGGCTGCGCCACGTCTTCGCAGACGGCGGCTATGCCGGGAAGAAACTGCGCCGCGCCCTGACCGGGTTCGGCGACTGGCGCATCGAGATCATCAAGCGATCTGATCGCGCCGAAGGGTTCGAGATCATTCCAAGGCGATGGGTTGTCGAGCGCACCTTCGCATGGCTTGGAAGATGCCGCCGTCTCGCCAAGGACTGGGAGCGATCCATCGCCTCGTCCGAGGCGTGGGCGAACGTCGCGCATATCCGACTGCTCACCAGACGCCTCGCAAGGTATTGTTATGTTTGA
- a CDS encoding lysophospholipid acyltransferase family protein, whose amino-acid sequence MTGLRVAVFNLVFYAVTFVWAMYIAIACRFVSADSARAKIARWCRWVQWWVRAALGGRIEVRGAENIPEGPYVIAPKHQSELDVCVIFGRHSDCGAVVMKELADLPFLGKLIEKLDLIAVSVEHGPQGLTDMIRDGARRVAGRGRPILIYPEGELMALGARARYRTGVFNIYDAAQIPVVPVAQSLGAIWPKREWRKKPGRTGAIRYLPPIPPGLAKEEFMARLESDIEEATMALIREHASDADLVAAEDRYARKAGNEG is encoded by the coding sequence ATGACCGGGCTTCGGGTCGCCGTATTCAACCTCGTATTCTACGCGGTCACCTTCGTCTGGGCGATGTATATCGCCATCGCCTGCCGCTTCGTCTCCGCCGATTCCGCGCGGGCCAAGATCGCGCGCTGGTGTCGCTGGGTGCAATGGTGGGTGCGCGCCGCGCTGGGCGGGCGGATCGAGGTCAGGGGGGCGGAGAACATCCCCGAGGGGCCCTATGTGATCGCGCCCAAGCACCAGTCGGAACTGGATGTCTGCGTGATCTTCGGACGCCATTCCGATTGCGGCGCGGTGGTGATGAAGGAACTGGCCGATCTGCCCTTCCTCGGCAAGCTGATCGAGAAACTGGACCTGATCGCGGTCTCCGTCGAGCACGGGCCGCAGGGGCTGACCGACATGATCCGCGACGGCGCGCGGCGGGTGGCGGGGCGGGGTCGGCCGATCCTGATCTACCCGGAGGGGGAGCTGATGGCCCTCGGCGCGCGGGCGCGCTACCGGACCGGGGTGTTCAACATCTACGACGCCGCGCAGATCCCGGTGGTGCCGGTGGCGCAGTCGCTGGGCGCGATCTGGCCGAAGCGCGAATGGCGCAAGAAGCCGGGCCGCACCGGCGCGATCCGCTACCTGCCGCCGATCCCGCCGGGGCTGGCGAAGGAAGAGTTCATGGCCCGGCTGGAGAGCGACATAGAGGAAGCGACGATGGCGCTGATCCGCGAGCACGCATCGGACGCCGACCTCGTGGCGGCGGAGGACCGCTATGCGCGCAAGGCGGGGAATGAAGGGTAG
- a CDS encoding bifunctional riboflavin kinase/FAD synthetase, which produces MRIIEGLESVRAEDRGASAAIGNFDGVHRGHQAVLDLARGRGPLGVVTFEPHPREVFQPDAPPFRLMRLGARADRLAALGVERLFVIRFDRDFARLGAEAFCADVLAGKLGLSHVVVGADFRFGAKRAGDAAVLREAGARLGFDVTVAELLAAHGEEVSSTAIRLALSEGRVEDATRMLGHLHRIEGEVEHGAKRGRELGYPTINQSLDGLMTPRFGVYAARVEVKDGPHKGAYDGVASLGVRPMFGENRPNLETYLFDFSGDLYGARVSTGLVSWRRPELKFEGTDALIAAMKRDEADARRLLAAQEAS; this is translated from the coding sequence ATGCGGATCATCGAGGGACTGGAGTCGGTCCGTGCGGAGGATCGCGGCGCCTCCGCCGCCATCGGCAATTTCGACGGCGTTCATCGCGGCCACCAGGCGGTGCTCGACCTCGCGCGCGGGCGCGGGCCGCTGGGCGTCGTCACCTTCGAGCCGCACCCGCGGGAGGTTTTTCAGCCCGATGCGCCGCCCTTCCGCCTGATGCGGCTGGGCGCGCGGGCGGACCGGCTGGCGGCGCTCGGCGTCGAGCGGCTGTTCGTGATCCGGTTTGACCGCGATTTCGCGCGCCTGGGCGCGGAGGCGTTCTGCGCCGACGTGCTGGCGGGAAAGCTGGGCCTTTCCCATGTCGTCGTCGGCGCGGATTTCCGCTTCGGCGCGAAACGCGCGGGCGACGCGGCCGTTCTGCGGGAGGCGGGCGCGCGGCTCGGCTTCGACGTGACCGTCGCCGAATTGCTGGCGGCGCACGGGGAGGAGGTCTCCTCCACCGCGATCCGCCTGGCGCTGAGCGAGGGGCGGGTCGAGGACGCGACGCGGATGCTCGGCCATCTTCACCGCATCGAGGGGGAGGTCGAGCACGGCGCGAAGCGCGGGCGCGAACTGGGCTATCCGACGATCAACCAGTCGCTCGACGGGCTGATGACGCCGCGTTTCGGCGTCTACGCGGCGCGGGTGGAGGTGAAGGACGGGCCGCACAAGGGCGCCTACGATGGCGTCGCCTCGCTCGGCGTGCGCCCGATGTTCGGCGAGAACCGGCCGAACCTGGAGACCTATCTCTTCGACTTTTCCGGCGATCTCTACGGCGCGCGGGTCTCGACCGGGCTTGTCTCCTGGCGCCGGCCGGAGCTGAAATTCGAGGGCACGGACGCGCTGATCGCGGCGATGAAGCGCGATGAGGCCGACGCGCGCCGGTTGCTCGCCGCGCAGGAGGCTTCGTGA